A part of Polynucleobacter sp. MG-Unter2-18 genomic DNA contains:
- a CDS encoding isoprenyl transferase produces MTQHTSSTLVIPEVSAIPRHVAIIMDGNGRWASKRFMPRVAGHSEGLGAVRKIVQECRQLGVEYLTLFAFSSENWRRPPEEVSFLMKLFLKSLKGEVSRLAENDIRLRLIGDLSRFDSGIQEMVQFSEEKTAACKGLTLTIAANYGGRWDIFQAMRQSLAANPSLKPEQVSEELLQPYLSMAYAPEPDLFIRTGGEQRVSNFLLWQLAYTELYFTDTLWPDFDEAQLHKAFDWFSQRERRFGRTSAQLASESLSDAV; encoded by the coding sequence ATGACACAGCACACTAGCTCAACCTTAGTTATCCCAGAGGTTAGTGCTATTCCACGTCATGTCGCCATCATCATGGACGGTAACGGACGTTGGGCAAGTAAGCGCTTCATGCCGCGGGTAGCGGGTCACTCAGAGGGTTTAGGTGCTGTTCGTAAGATTGTTCAAGAATGTCGCCAGCTAGGCGTGGAATATCTCACTCTGTTTGCCTTCAGCTCTGAAAATTGGCGTCGCCCTCCAGAAGAAGTTAGCTTTTTAATGAAGCTATTCTTGAAGTCCTTAAAAGGTGAAGTCTCTCGTTTAGCTGAAAACGACATCCGTCTTCGTCTCATTGGGGATTTAAGCCGCTTTGATTCTGGGATTCAGGAGATGGTGCAGTTCTCCGAAGAAAAAACAGCAGCCTGCAAAGGGCTTACGCTCACGATTGCTGCCAACTATGGTGGACGCTGGGATATCTTTCAGGCGATGCGCCAATCTTTGGCCGCCAATCCTAGTTTGAAGCCAGAGCAAGTGTCTGAGGAATTATTGCAACCTTATCTATCTATGGCTTATGCGCCAGAACCAGATTTGTTTATTCGAACTGGTGGCGAGCAGCGCGTCAGCAACTTTCTGCTATGGCAACTGGCTTATACCGAGTTGTATTTCACGGATACTCTTTGGCCTGATTTCGATGAAGCTCAATTACATAAAGCTTTTGACTGGTTCAGTCAGCGCGAGCGTCGCTTTGGACGCACTAGTGCTCAGTTAGCGTCTGAGTCATTGAGCGACGCAGTCTAA
- the frr gene encoding ribosome recycling factor yields the protein MSAAEIKTTTDQKMQKSLEALKTNLAKIRSGRANPGILEHIQVDYYGNPTPLSQVASLGLADARTINVQPFEKTMVAVIEKAIRDSGLGLNPASQGTVIRVPMPALTEERRRDLTKVVKNEGEDTKIAVRNLRRDANEHLKRLTKDKEISEDDERRATDDIQKMTDRAVIEIDKIVAEKEKEIMTV from the coding sequence ATGTCCGCAGCAGAAATTAAAACCACTACCGATCAAAAGATGCAGAAGTCTCTTGAGGCTCTGAAAACCAATTTGGCGAAGATTCGCTCTGGTCGTGCAAACCCTGGAATCTTGGAGCACATCCAGGTGGATTACTATGGCAATCCAACACCACTAAGCCAAGTGGCCAGCCTAGGTTTGGCTGATGCTAGAACGATTAACGTGCAGCCATTTGAAAAAACGATGGTTGCCGTAATTGAAAAGGCGATTCGTGATTCGGGTTTGGGTCTAAATCCAGCATCCCAGGGCACCGTAATTCGAGTACCTATGCCTGCATTAACCGAAGAACGTCGCCGTGATCTGACTAAGGTTGTCAAAAACGAGGGTGAAGATACGAAGATTGCCGTGCGTAATCTGCGTCGCGATGCAAATGAGCATTTAAAGCGCCTTACCAAAGATAAAGAAATTTCCGAGGATGATGAGCGTCGTGCGACTGATGATATTCAAAAGATGACTGATCGCGCAGTAATCGAGATCGACAAGATCGTTGCTGAAAAAGAAAAAGAGATCATGACGGTTTAA
- the pyrH gene encoding UMP kinase has translation MPAYKRVLLKLSGEALMGDDAFGINPITIDSMVKEIADVVNSGVQLAIVIGGGNIFRGVAGGAAGMDRATADYMGMLATMMNSLALQDALRQKGVEARVQSALRMDQVVEPYIRPRAIRALSEGKVVIFAAGTGNPFFTTDTAAALRGAEMGVEIVLKATKVDGIYSADPMKDPTATLYKTMTFDEAIIKNLQVMDATAFALCRDRKLPIKVFSILKPGALMRVVQGESEGTLVHV, from the coding sequence ATGCCAGCCTACAAACGTGTTCTCTTAAAACTCTCTGGTGAAGCCCTCATGGGGGATGATGCTTTTGGAATTAATCCAATCACAATTGATTCCATGGTGAAAGAAATAGCCGATGTAGTGAATAGCGGCGTTCAATTGGCTATCGTGATTGGTGGCGGAAATATTTTCCGAGGTGTAGCAGGCGGTGCGGCCGGTATGGATCGCGCAACCGCTGACTACATGGGAATGCTGGCCACAATGATGAATTCTCTTGCGCTGCAAGATGCTTTGCGCCAAAAAGGTGTTGAAGCTCGCGTGCAATCTGCTCTGAGAATGGATCAAGTAGTCGAGCCTTATATTCGCCCTCGCGCGATTCGTGCTCTGAGTGAGGGTAAGGTAGTGATCTTTGCAGCTGGCACGGGCAATCCATTCTTCACTACCGATACGGCAGCCGCTTTGCGCGGCGCAGAGATGGGCGTTGAAATCGTGCTCAAGGCTACTAAGGTAGATGGTATTTACAGCGCTGATCCAATGAAAGACCCAACAGCGACTTTGTATAAAACAATGACTTTTGACGAGGCAATTATCAAAAACTTGCAGGTAATGGATGCAACTGCTTTTGCATTGTGCCGTGATCGCAAATTACCAATCAAAGTGTTTTCGATTCTCAAGCCAGGCGCATTAATGCGTGTGGTTCAGGGTGAGTCTGAAGGTACTTTAGTACACGTTTAA
- the tsf gene encoding translation elongation factor Ts: MAAITAAMVGELRAKTDAPMMECKKALTEADGDMARAEEILRVKLGSKAGKAASRITAEGIVASAINGTTGTLLEVNCETDFVSKNDDFLAFTQACANLISEKNPADVAALLALPMNGQTVDEVRSALIGKIGENIMPRRFKRFAGSNKLVSYLHGTRIGVMVEFEGDETAAKDVAMHIAAMKPVALSMADVPAEAIAVERSVAVQKAAESGKPPEIVEKMVEGSIQKYLKEVSLLNQTFVKNDKQSVEQMLKATNTTIKGFTMFVVGEGIEKRQDDFAAEVAAQVAAAKGA; this comes from the coding sequence ATGGCTGCTATTACCGCTGCAATGGTTGGCGAGTTACGCGCCAAGACTGATGCTCCGATGATGGAGTGCAAAAAAGCATTGACTGAGGCTGATGGCGATATGGCTCGCGCGGAAGAAATTCTGCGTGTAAAGCTCGGTAGCAAAGCTGGTAAAGCCGCATCCCGCATTACTGCTGAAGGTATCGTTGCTTCGGCGATCAATGGCACTACAGGTACTTTGCTTGAAGTGAACTGCGAAACTGACTTCGTTTCTAAAAATGATGATTTCTTGGCATTTACACAAGCCTGCGCAAATTTGATTTCTGAAAAGAATCCAGCCGACGTTGCTGCCTTACTTGCATTACCTATGAATGGCCAAACTGTAGATGAAGTTCGTAGCGCCTTGATCGGTAAGATCGGCGAGAACATCATGCCGCGTCGCTTCAAACGTTTTGCTGGCAGCAACAAGTTGGTTTCTTATCTCCACGGTACTCGTATTGGTGTTATGGTTGAGTTCGAGGGTGATGAGACTGCAGCCAAAGACGTAGCAATGCATATTGCTGCAATGAAGCCAGTGGCTTTGTCGATGGCTGATGTTCCTGCTGAAGCGATTGCTGTTGAGCGTAGTGTTGCGGTTCAAAAGGCTGCTGAATCTGGCAAACCACCAGAAATCGTCGAGAAGATGGTTGAAGGTTCTATTCAGAAGTACCTCAAAGAGGTTTCTTTGTTGAACCAAACTTTCGTTAAAAACGACAAGCAATCTGTTGAGCAAATGCTCAAAGCTACTAACACCACGATCAAAGGTTTCACTATGTTTGTTGTGGGCGAGGGCATTGAGAAGCGTCAAGACGACTTTGCAGCAGAAGTTGCTGCTCAGGTTGCCGCTGCTAAGGGCGCTTAA
- the rpsB gene encoding 30S ribosomal protein S2 translates to MSVTMRQMLEAGCHFGHQTRFWSPRMAPYIFGHRNKIHIINLEKTLPMFQDALKFAKQVAANRGTILFVGTKRQSREIIAEEAARAGMPYIDSRWLGGTLTNFKTVKGSLKRLKDMAVAKEAGDWEKLSKKEALTNDRDLDKLQKALGGIQDLNGVPDAIFVVDVGYHKIAITEANKLGIPVIAVVDTNHSPEGVDYIIPGNDDSSKAVLLYARGIADAILEGKSNSVQEILTAVKEGEEEFVEEGKAE, encoded by the coding sequence ATGTCAGTAACTATGCGTCAAATGCTGGAAGCCGGTTGCCATTTTGGTCACCAAACCCGTTTCTGGTCCCCAAGAATGGCCCCTTACATTTTCGGCCATCGCAACAAAATTCACATCATCAACTTAGAAAAAACATTGCCAATGTTTCAGGACGCCTTGAAATTTGCAAAACAAGTTGCTGCTAACCGTGGAACTATCTTATTCGTTGGTACTAAGCGTCAATCACGCGAGATCATTGCTGAAGAAGCTGCTCGTGCTGGTATGCCTTACATCGACAGCCGTTGGTTGGGCGGCACGCTCACGAACTTCAAAACTGTTAAAGGTTCCCTGAAGCGTTTGAAGGACATGGCCGTTGCTAAAGAGGCTGGTGATTGGGAAAAGCTTTCCAAGAAAGAAGCGTTGACTAATGATCGCGATCTCGACAAGTTGCAAAAAGCACTTGGTGGTATTCAAGATTTGAACGGCGTTCCTGATGCGATTTTCGTAGTGGACGTTGGCTATCACAAGATTGCTATTACTGAAGCTAACAAGCTTGGTATTCCTGTTATCGCTGTAGTGGATACCAACCACTCACCAGAAGGTGTTGATTACATCATCCCTGGTAACGATGACTCCAGCAAAGCTGTTCTGCTCTACGCTCGTGGTATTGCTGATGCAATCCTCGAAGGTAAATCCAACTCGGTTCAAGAAATCTTGACTGCCGTTAAAGAAGGCGAAGAAGAGTTTGTTGAAGAAGGGAAAGCTGAATAA
- the map gene encoding type I methionyl aminopeptidase — translation MLRNAVKWCVCLLFRHPPTSKKLQVVDNQGMNSVFTAEKDIQGMREAGRLASEVLDHVAPHVNAGVSTAELDRICHEYMRDVQKTIPAPLNYQPPGYPPFPASICTSVNDVICHGIPGEKILKAGDVVNLDITVITPDGYYGDTSRMFMVGEVSVLAKRLTQITFECMWLGIAQVKPGASLGDIGHVIQTHAEKAGYSVVREYCGHGIGKVFHQDPQILHYGRPGTGEKLKEGMTFTIEPMINAGKRDIRTMPDQWTVKTKDRSLSAQWEHTLLVTATGVEVLTWSEGSNPIPDCVKGLSFRPNLANA, via the coding sequence CTGCTCAGAAATGCCGTTAAATGGTGCGTCTGCCTATTATTTAGGCATCCTCCCACTAGTAAAAAGCTTCAAGTCGTTGATAATCAAGGCATGAATAGTGTATTTACCGCCGAAAAAGACATCCAAGGGATGCGCGAAGCTGGTCGCTTAGCCAGTGAAGTTCTTGACCATGTTGCCCCACACGTGAATGCTGGTGTCAGTACGGCTGAACTCGATCGTATCTGCCATGAATATATGCGCGATGTCCAAAAGACGATTCCAGCCCCTCTGAACTATCAGCCGCCCGGCTACCCACCCTTCCCGGCATCGATCTGTACTTCAGTCAACGATGTGATCTGCCATGGCATCCCTGGTGAGAAGATTTTAAAAGCTGGGGATGTCGTCAACCTCGACATTACTGTGATTACGCCTGATGGCTACTACGGCGATACCAGCCGCATGTTTATGGTTGGTGAAGTTTCAGTATTAGCTAAACGCCTCACCCAAATTACTTTTGAATGTATGTGGCTTGGTATTGCGCAAGTGAAGCCTGGCGCATCGCTCGGTGACATTGGCCATGTTATTCAGACCCATGCTGAAAAAGCCGGTTATTCAGTTGTTCGTGAATACTGCGGTCATGGGATTGGCAAAGTGTTTCATCAAGATCCACAGATACTTCACTATGGCCGTCCTGGCACCGGTGAAAAGTTAAAAGAAGGCATGACTTTCACTATTGAGCCGATGATCAATGCTGGTAAGCGCGATATTCGGACAATGCCTGATCAATGGACGGTGAAGACTAAAGACCGTAGCCTCTCAGCACAATGGGAACACACACTTTTAGTGACAGCCACTGGCGTTGAAGTATTAACATGGTCAGAGGGTAGCAATCCAATTCCTGATTGCGTTAAAGGTCTGTCATTTAGACCAAATCTAGCCAACGCGTAA
- a CDS encoding [protein-PII] uridylyltransferase, whose translation MGQTLAAMKPIVDISSLRVARELAYDDFREHQVVGRLTKQLSKLSDQLLISIWNSCDINSDAALVAVGGFGRGALFPYSDIDILILLPADKQYFEDVLAGKIEKFVAQCWDTGLEIGSSVRTVAECISEAEQDITVRTSLLESRLICGKKALFKEFESVYEKTLDPKSFFQAKLAEQIQRHYKYQDTPYSLEPNCKESPGGLRDLQVISWVSKAAHFGNTFKDLSLAGLVTQRELTELNRNQRFLETLRANLHLLAKRRQDVLVFDLQTPLAAAMGITEESSRLASEAIMRRYYWAAKAVSQLNDVLLQNIEALLFPQESKTTHAIAGEGNECFIERQGVLDITDPQLFQKHPEQILRTFLVFAQTSNVKSLSATIFRALYNARQKMDSQWRKDPVNRALFIEILKEPEGVSRAFQLMNRTSVLGRYLPAFRRIVGQMQHDLFHVYTVDQHILMVLRNVRRFMVVEHTHEFPFCSSLIAHFEKPWLLVIAALFHDIAKGRGGDHSELGKADMRKFAKDHGLDKADTELLIWLVAEHLNMSQVAQKKDITDPDVVQAFAKKMGDERHLTALYLLTVADVRGTSPKVWNAWKGKLLEDLYRVTLRVLGGAKPDASSELAQHQEESRAKLRLYAIEDSAYENLWKQLDVAFFLRQDAADIAWLTRHLLDKVDSKIPVVRARLSPVGEGLQIAVYVKDQEDLFARICAYFERHGFSIWDARIHTTKHGYALDTFQISGSNLVDEGGSYRDLIQLVEYELTAALQHNDPLPSPSMGRLSRQSRTFPIQPRIHMTPDERGHYYALSLSASDRTGLLYVISRILAKHQVSLHTARINTLGERVEDVFLLDAANLSKNPKLQILLETDLLEALGA comes from the coding sequence ATGGGTCAAACTCTCGCAGCAATGAAACCTATTGTTGATATTTCCAGCTTAAGGGTTGCACGAGAATTAGCCTATGACGACTTTCGCGAGCATCAAGTTGTTGGACGATTAACCAAGCAACTGAGCAAGCTCAGCGATCAACTCCTCATTAGCATATGGAATTCCTGCGATATAAATTCGGATGCTGCACTCGTGGCAGTGGGTGGATTTGGCAGGGGTGCACTCTTTCCCTATTCCGACATTGATATTCTGATTTTGCTGCCTGCAGATAAGCAATACTTTGAAGATGTTCTTGCAGGCAAGATTGAAAAGTTTGTAGCGCAATGCTGGGATACCGGATTAGAAATTGGCTCCTCAGTGAGAACTGTTGCCGAGTGCATATCCGAGGCAGAACAAGACATTACTGTTCGCACCTCCCTACTTGAATCACGACTCATCTGCGGCAAGAAAGCTCTCTTCAAAGAGTTTGAATCTGTTTATGAAAAGACTTTGGATCCAAAATCATTCTTCCAGGCAAAGCTGGCTGAGCAAATCCAGCGTCATTACAAATATCAAGACACGCCCTACTCATTGGAGCCTAACTGCAAGGAGAGCCCTGGTGGCTTGCGTGACTTACAGGTGATTTCTTGGGTCAGCAAAGCTGCACATTTTGGTAATACCTTCAAGGATCTCAGTCTTGCAGGCTTGGTAACTCAACGCGAACTAACTGAGCTTAATCGCAACCAGCGTTTTTTAGAAACTCTGCGCGCAAACTTGCATTTACTAGCGAAGCGTAGACAGGATGTTTTGGTGTTTGACTTACAGACACCATTAGCAGCAGCCATGGGCATTACAGAAGAATCCTCTAGACTGGCCAGTGAGGCTATCATGCGCCGCTACTACTGGGCGGCAAAAGCAGTCAGTCAATTAAACGATGTATTACTTCAAAATATTGAAGCACTCCTTTTCCCTCAAGAATCCAAGACGACCCATGCTATTGCTGGCGAGGGTAATGAATGCTTTATTGAGCGGCAAGGGGTCCTAGACATTACTGACCCTCAGTTATTTCAAAAGCATCCAGAACAAATTCTGCGGACCTTTTTAGTTTTTGCGCAAACATCCAACGTCAAGAGCTTATCGGCAACGATCTTTAGGGCTTTGTATAACGCTCGCCAAAAAATGGATAGCCAATGGCGCAAAGATCCGGTCAACCGCGCACTATTTATTGAAATTCTTAAGGAGCCTGAGGGAGTCAGTCGCGCCTTCCAACTCATGAATCGGACCAGCGTTCTTGGTCGCTATCTGCCAGCCTTTAGAAGAATCGTTGGCCAGATGCAGCATGACTTGTTTCATGTCTACACAGTGGATCAACATATCCTGATGGTGCTTCGCAATGTACGCCGCTTTATGGTGGTTGAGCATACGCATGAATTTCCTTTTTGTAGCAGCCTGATTGCTCATTTTGAAAAGCCTTGGCTATTAGTCATTGCCGCACTCTTTCATGACATTGCTAAAGGGCGCGGTGGTGATCACTCCGAACTTGGTAAGGCAGATATGCGCAAATTTGCCAAAGATCATGGTTTAGATAAAGCAGATACTGAGCTCTTAATTTGGCTAGTTGCAGAACACTTAAACATGAGTCAAGTAGCCCAGAAAAAAGACATTACCGATCCCGACGTGGTTCAAGCGTTTGCTAAAAAAATGGGTGATGAGCGTCATCTCACTGCACTTTACTTGCTCACGGTTGCCGATGTCCGCGGAACGAGCCCCAAAGTATGGAATGCCTGGAAAGGCAAACTATTAGAAGATCTTTATCGTGTAACGCTACGCGTATTGGGTGGAGCAAAGCCAGATGCCTCCTCTGAACTCGCACAACATCAGGAAGAATCGCGCGCCAAGTTGCGCCTCTATGCAATTGAAGACTCTGCTTATGAAAATCTCTGGAAGCAATTGGATGTTGCCTTCTTCTTGCGCCAAGATGCTGCTGATATTGCCTGGTTAACTCGCCATCTACTGGATAAGGTGGATAGCAAAATCCCCGTTGTACGTGCTCGCCTCTCCCCAGTTGGCGAAGGATTGCAGATTGCTGTCTATGTCAAAGACCAAGAAGACCTTTTCGCCAGAATTTGCGCCTACTTTGAGCGGCACGGTTTCTCAATTTGGGATGCGCGTATTCATACAACAAAGCATGGCTATGCACTTGATACCTTCCAAATCTCAGGAAGTAACTTAGTAGATGAAGGTGGTAGCTACCGAGATCTGATTCAATTAGTTGAATACGAATTAACAGCTGCGCTACAACATAACGACCCATTACCATCACCTAGCATGGGTCGCCTATCGAGGCAATCACGCACATTCCCAATTCAGCCACGAATACACATGACTCCAGATGAGCGCGGTCATTACTATGCTCTATCCCTCTCAGCGAGTGATCGTACTGGTTTACTCTATGTCATCTCCAGAATATTAGCCAAGCATCAAGTCTCATTACATACTGCACGCATCAATACATTAGGTGAGCGAGTGGAAGACGTATTTCTATTAGATGCGGCTAACTTGAGTAAGAATCCTAAGCTGCAGATCTTGTTGGAGACAGATTTGTTAGAGGCCTTAGGAGCTTAA
- the ligA gene encoding NAD-dependent DNA ligase LigA, producing the protein MSSSNPTNLADRYALLQAELARLEHAYYVLDNPIVPDSEYDRLYRELLEIESLHPEWISKDSLSQRVGGAALKEFDSVTHAVPMLSLNNAFEDAELIAFDRRCREGLHVDQVDYAGELKFDGLAISLRYENGSLVRAATRGDGASGEDVTANIKTIRAIPLKLTGENIPAVLEVRGEVFMYLNDFQKMNTQAAAQGEKEFANPRNAAAGSLRQLDSKITAKRPLSFFAYGLGALEPQSWLPKTHEELLNAYVKLGLPVCAERRVLKSVEDILVFYKEVGAKRDSLPYDIDGVVYKVNSFAEQAKLGFVSRAPRFALAHKFPAQEALTTVLGIDVQVGRTGAITPVARLAPVEVGGVTVTNATLHNEDEIKRKDVRIGDTVSVRRAGDVIPEVVSVIKERRPANTSVFVMPTNCPVCDSHIERLADEAIARCSGGLFCGAQRKQALIHFAHRRALDIEGLGEKIVDQLVDHNLVRTPADLYRLGFTAIANLERMGEKSADNLIQSINQSRNTTLARFIFALGIRHVGETTAKDLANHYQSMHALMEAKLDDLLTVKDVGPVVADSITSFMAEAHNREVIEQLLASGMQLSVEEKVISAVVAGKTFVLTGTFPTMTRDEAKDLLEKAGAKVAGSVSKKTDYVVAGTDAGSKLNKAEELGVPVIDEASMLLLLA; encoded by the coding sequence TTGTCGTCCTCTAATCCGACAAATTTAGCGGATCGCTATGCATTATTACAAGCAGAACTAGCGCGCTTAGAGCATGCCTACTACGTTCTGGATAACCCAATAGTTCCTGATAGTGAGTACGACCGTCTATATCGTGAGTTACTTGAGATAGAATCTTTGCACCCTGAATGGATTTCAAAGGATTCACTCTCGCAAAGGGTGGGTGGTGCCGCACTGAAGGAATTTGATTCGGTAACTCACGCAGTGCCGATGCTTTCTTTGAATAACGCGTTTGAAGATGCTGAGTTAATTGCCTTTGATCGTCGCTGCCGTGAAGGTCTGCATGTTGATCAAGTAGATTACGCAGGCGAACTTAAATTTGATGGCCTAGCAATCTCCTTGCGCTACGAAAATGGTTCTTTGGTCAGAGCTGCTACCCGAGGCGATGGCGCCAGTGGTGAAGATGTCACTGCCAACATCAAAACTATTCGGGCTATTCCACTCAAGCTTACAGGTGAGAATATTCCAGCAGTATTGGAAGTGCGCGGTGAAGTCTTTATGTATCTGAACGATTTCCAGAAAATGAATACACAAGCTGCTGCCCAGGGTGAGAAAGAGTTTGCCAACCCCCGTAATGCTGCAGCAGGAAGTTTGCGCCAACTAGATTCCAAGATTACTGCCAAAAGACCACTCTCGTTTTTTGCATATGGATTAGGAGCTCTAGAACCACAGTCTTGGCTGCCAAAAACCCATGAAGAGCTTCTCAATGCTTATGTGAAGTTGGGTTTGCCAGTCTGCGCTGAGCGTCGTGTGCTCAAGTCCGTTGAAGATATTTTGGTCTTTTATAAGGAGGTGGGAGCAAAGCGTGATTCTTTGCCTTATGACATTGATGGCGTGGTCTATAAGGTCAACTCCTTTGCAGAGCAAGCTAAACTGGGCTTTGTATCTAGAGCTCCACGCTTTGCCTTGGCCCATAAATTCCCAGCCCAAGAAGCTTTAACCACTGTACTCGGTATCGACGTCCAAGTTGGGCGCACTGGTGCAATCACTCCTGTGGCAAGACTTGCTCCAGTTGAAGTGGGTGGCGTCACCGTTACGAATGCCACTTTGCACAATGAAGACGAGATCAAGCGTAAAGATGTACGCATTGGTGACACTGTTTCTGTAAGAAGGGCGGGGGATGTCATTCCTGAGGTGGTGTCGGTTATTAAGGAGCGTAGACCAGCCAATACATCAGTATTTGTCATGCCAACAAATTGCCCAGTGTGCGATTCACATATAGAACGATTGGCTGACGAAGCAATTGCCCGTTGCAGTGGTGGCTTATTTTGCGGCGCACAGCGTAAGCAGGCATTAATTCATTTTGCACATAGACGTGCATTAGATATTGAAGGCTTGGGCGAGAAGATTGTGGATCAGTTAGTTGATCACAATCTAGTTAGAACGCCGGCTGATCTCTATCGCCTTGGCTTCACAGCTATTGCGAACTTGGAACGCATGGGTGAGAAGTCAGCTGACAATCTCATTCAATCTATTAACCAGTCAAGAAATACCACCTTAGCCAGATTTATCTTTGCGCTCGGTATACGTCACGTAGGTGAGACCACTGCCAAAGACTTGGCCAATCACTACCAATCTATGCATGCCCTCATGGAGGCCAAGCTCGATGACTTGTTGACAGTAAAAGACGTTGGCCCAGTAGTGGCAGACTCCATCACTAGCTTTATGGCAGAAGCCCACAACCGTGAGGTGATTGAGCAACTCTTAGCCTCAGGAATGCAGCTCTCTGTGGAAGAAAAAGTCATTAGTGCAGTGGTAGCAGGTAAAACTTTTGTACTGACCGGCACATTCCCAACTATGACAAGAGATGAAGCAAAAGATCTTCTCGAAAAAGCAGGTGCCAAAGTAGCAGGTTCAGTCTCCAAAAAAACTGACTATGTAGTTGCAGGTACCGATGCTGGAAGCAAGCTGAATAAAGCAGAGGAGCTAGGCGTTCCAGTAATTGATGAGGCAAGCATGCTTCTGCTCTTGGCTTAA
- a CDS encoding cell division protein ZipA C-terminal FtsZ-binding domain-containing protein: MTMLGLSDLQFALAVIGLLILILVAILNVKYARALRKAKASVEYYAAERSAREPTFGAGFADPIPGEQIEPVFKEGSLPVKVELPTFSIDPRIDCVITLRFSQPIMGSEILKEMHSWEDLSAPSSARWMCEGLNVDLDSSEPWGLLSPSSSYSELQLAIQLASRRGPIGVLELSDFCSRAQALALTLGSQIDMPSVTTMLDKAKELDFMAAESDIQLSINVLFDEAYPWNSLDSLMRQRGFILSHSGRTYEYFSNRVPIFSSNDLNPGKPVEQLTLLLELPLVSFDEKAFERMLAEGLEIAQVAHGRLADDNGINLSEISIQSIRKHLEGLYENLEKNGVPAGSSAASRLFS, from the coding sequence ATGACAATGCTAGGTTTGTCTGACTTGCAGTTTGCTTTGGCTGTTATCGGCCTACTAATACTGATCTTAGTGGCTATTCTGAATGTTAAATATGCTCGCGCACTGCGTAAAGCAAAAGCGAGCGTTGAATATTACGCCGCTGAGCGAAGTGCGCGTGAACCAACTTTTGGGGCTGGTTTTGCTGACCCCATTCCCGGCGAACAGATTGAGCCGGTTTTTAAAGAAGGCTCCTTGCCAGTAAAGGTTGAATTACCAACCTTTTCAATTGATCCAAGAATAGACTGCGTTATTACTTTGCGTTTTTCCCAGCCAATTATGGGATCAGAGATCCTAAAAGAAATGCATTCTTGGGAGGATTTATCTGCCCCATCTTCAGCCCGCTGGATGTGCGAGGGTTTGAATGTGGATCTTGATTCTTCTGAGCCATGGGGTTTGCTATCGCCTAGTTCTTCTTATTCAGAACTTCAGCTTGCTATTCAATTAGCAAGTCGTCGCGGGCCTATAGGCGTGCTGGAGTTATCTGACTTTTGTTCTAGGGCTCAGGCGCTTGCCTTAACACTTGGTTCTCAGATTGACATGCCAAGCGTAACTACGATGTTGGATAAGGCTAAAGAGTTGGACTTCATGGCTGCCGAAAGCGATATTCAATTGAGCATCAATGTGCTATTTGATGAAGCATACCCTTGGAACAGCCTTGATTCTTTGATGCGTCAACGTGGATTTATCTTGTCGCACAGTGGCCGCACTTATGAATACTTTAGTAATCGAGTGCCTATTTTTAGCAGCAATGACCTTAATCCTGGTAAGCCTGTGGAGCAACTGACCTTACTCCTAGAGTTGCCCTTAGTTTCTTTTGATGAGAAAGCATTCGAGCGCATGCTGGCAGAGGGTCTTGAAATTGCTCAAGTTGCTCATGGTCGTTTGGCCGATGACAACGGCATCAACTTATCTGAAATTTCTATTCAAAGCATTCGTAAGCACCTTGAGGGTTTATATGAAAACCTCGAGAAAAATGGTGTTCCTGCAGGATCCTCTGCTGCCAGCAGACTTTTTAGCTGA